From a single Streptomyces sp. 1331.2 genomic region:
- the gap gene encoding type I glyceraldehyde-3-phosphate dehydrogenase, which translates to MTIRVGINGFGRIGRNFFRAVKAQGADIEIVGVNDLTDTKTLAHLLKYDTTLGTFPGEVSHTEDSITVDGHTFKVTAERDPANLPWAALGADIVVESTGIFTKAEAAKKHLAAGAKKVIISAPATDEDVTIVLGVNDDKYDAAKHDIISNASCTTNCVAPMAKVLNEAFGIVKGLMTTVHAFTNDQVTLDFPHKDLRRARAASQNIIPTSTGAAKATALVLPELKGKLDGTSLRVPVPTGSITDLVVTLEREVTKDEVNAAFQKAAQEGPLKGILAYTEDPIVSSDIVNDPASCIFDSQLTMVQGNQVKVLGWYDNEWGYSNRVVDLVTLVGGQL; encoded by the coding sequence GTGACGATCCGGGTAGGCATCAACGGCTTCGGCCGCATCGGCCGCAACTTCTTCCGGGCGGTCAAGGCCCAGGGCGCGGACATCGAGATCGTCGGTGTCAACGACCTCACCGACACGAAGACCCTGGCTCACCTGCTCAAGTACGACACCACCCTGGGTACCTTCCCGGGCGAGGTCTCGCACACCGAGGACAGCATCACCGTCGACGGCCACACCTTCAAGGTGACCGCCGAGCGTGACCCGGCCAACCTCCCGTGGGCCGCCCTGGGCGCCGACATCGTCGTCGAGTCCACCGGCATCTTCACCAAGGCCGAGGCTGCGAAGAAGCACCTCGCCGCCGGTGCGAAGAAGGTCATCATCTCGGCGCCCGCCACCGACGAGGACGTCACCATCGTCCTGGGTGTCAACGACGACAAGTACGACGCCGCCAAGCACGACATCATCTCCAACGCCTCCTGCACCACCAACTGCGTGGCGCCGATGGCGAAGGTGCTGAACGAGGCGTTCGGCATCGTCAAGGGCCTGATGACCACCGTCCACGCGTTCACCAACGACCAGGTCACCCTGGACTTCCCGCACAAGGACCTGCGCCGTGCTCGTGCGGCGAGCCAGAACATCATCCCGACCTCGACCGGTGCCGCCAAGGCGACCGCCCTGGTCCTGCCGGAGCTGAAGGGCAAGCTGGACGGCACCTCGCTGCGCGTCCCGGTCCCGACCGGCTCCATCACGGACCTGGTCGTCACCCTGGAGCGCGAGGTCACCAAGGACGAGGTCAACGCGGCCTTCCAGAAGGCCGCCCAGGAGGGCCCCCTCAAGGGCATCCTGGCCTACACCGAGGACCCGATCGTCTCCTCGGACATCGTCAACGACCCGGCGTCCTGCATCTTCGACAGCCAGCTCACCATGGTCCAGGGCAACCAGGTCAAGGTGCTCGGCTGGTACGACAACGAGTGGGGCTACTCGAACCGCGTCGTGGACCTGGTCACCCTCGTCGGTGGGCAGCTCTGA